The stretch of DNA ATTCCATGAAGACTCGTAATCCAAAATTTAACCCTCCACTTTTTTTTACCTTATTCCATACTTATGAGTGGAAAGCTAACTATTACGAGCCCCTCTGAATAAACTTCTTTAAATCTACACCCTCAGGACTTTTACTCAAAATTTCAGAACACTTCTTAGGATCTAAACGTTTAAATTCGAGGCCGAGGGAGGAGAGGAGGCTTTGAACACCCTTAGAGATTCCGGGAGCTACAAGTATACCCCTAACCTCCCTATATGGGCTTCTACCCTTAACCTCATTTACGTACTTAGCCAACTGTAAAACGGCAGATTTATCAGCAACCCTCCTTTTAATCTCCAAGATAACAAGTCTACCCTTGGAATCTAAACCATAAAGGTCTATGAATCCAGGATCCACATGCCTTTCGAAGCTTATGATTTTAAGACCATCCTCAACGATGTTTGGAGAAGCAATTATAGCTCTCTGCATATCCAATTCAGAAGCGTAAAGTGAGAATTCACCTTCATCAACAAGTGTACAGCATGCTAATAGGATTATCTTATCGAAAATTATATCAACAATCTCCCTAGGCTTAACTCTAACCGCCCTCAAACGTAAACCATCATCCACAACATCAATATGAAATATGCATCCAGGAGGTTGCCAATTCACTGGAGAAACATCCCATGGTCTATGAATCTGAATAGATCCATCAGGCTTTATGATGATCAACCTCTCCCCCCTAGTTAAATTTGAAGAAGCTCTCCCATGATAATTTATGATACATGACCCAACAAGTATAATCATCCTTCTATGTTCAATACCATCCCTCAAAACAGCTTCAGCTTCACTGAAACTTGGCATATGAATACAATTAAAGGATGATTCACTCAAAAATGGCACCAAAGAAATAAGTGTGGAAGCCATGTAAATAATTTTTGATCCATAGTGAGTCATAAACCATCAAAAAGGGAGATAATGATAAAATACAACACGACATCCAGAGGATACGATGAATTATACGGTGAAGAACAAATGGAAAAGTACGTAGAAGTAATGAAGGAGATGGAAAATTTGAAGGATAAAGTAGTGCTGGATATTGGATGTGGAACTGGAATAATGGAGGGAATGCTACTTCAAGCAAAACACATCATAGGATTAGACATATCAATAGAAATGATTAAAATAGCAAAGGAGAAGTATAAAGGATGCTATAATATTTCATGGGTAAATGCAGATGCAGAAAACCTACCAATAAAAAGCAAATCCATAGACTTATCGCTAATGATAACAGTAATACAAAACATACCAAGCCCACCAGATGCCTTAAAGGAGATTGAGAGAACATTGAAATTAGAGGGGGAAGCCATAGTTACATATCCAAAAGCCCACTACAAACCAGAGGAAATCCTTGAAGAAATATCCAAATTAAAACTACTAGAGAATGCAGTGCTCAAAATCACAAACACAAAGGACATGATAGTAAAACTTAAAAGAAAGAAATTTGGGGTTTTCAGCAGTTTCTGAATAGTTGAATTTATATGACATCACCACTATATTTCGAGTGGAGAATAGCACCGAATGCCCCTCTCTGGGCGATATGTGGTGAAGGAAGCTCAGGATGAGGGGAGCTCCGTTGCCCCTGAAAGCCACTTATGAAGCTCATAAAGCCGATGCGGAACGGATAGTAATAAAATATTAACTATCTGACAACGGAGAGAAACCTATATAAGGAATAACCTATACTTAAAGAGTTTAGGTAACAGCAACAGTAAATTTAAATGTGAGGTAAGCCTGCTTGAAAATCACACCATTAAAAATGCTTGGACGTGCAGTAAATACGAGAGTGACTGTGAGGCTTAAAAGTGGCGATGAATACACTGGGATACTGGAAAAGTGCGATCCAAACATGAACTTAATAATAGTGGATGCAGAAGAATTAAACAATGGAACAGTAATAGCAAAGTATGGTAGGATATTCATAAGGGGGAACAACATATTATACATAAAACTTGACAGCACACAAGTGTTATGGGTTTAAATTAAGGAAACTCGGCTAACAAAAAGTTAAAATTTAAGGTATAAATCATAATTATTCAATAATATACTGGCATTACAAATAACTGTAGAAGTGAAGAGCTATGTCAAAAAACATAATCATAGAGGCGATTAAGAGCACCCCAGTAGAGGAGATGAACACGGAGATCGTTGAGAGGAAGGGGCTTGGACACCCAGACTACATAATAGATGCATCAGCTGAAAGTGTTAGCATTGCACTATCAAAATACTACATGAAAAACTTCAACACAATACTACATCACAACGTAGATAAAGGGTTACTGGTTGGTGGGAGAGCTTCACCAAGATTTGGTGGAGGAACAGTTGATGAACCAATATACATTATAGTGGCTGGTAGAGCGGTAAACGAGATAGTTAAAGACAATGAGGTAACAATGATACCCGTAGGATATCTAGCAGTAAATGCAATAAAGGATTTCATAAGGAGGAACTTCAGATTCCTAAACCCAGATGAACATGTAATAGTGGATTACAAAATTAGACCTGGATCTGCAGATTTAAGGAAACTATTCCAATTGGGGGTCGATGTCCCCCTATCCAACGACACATCCTTCGGAGTTTCCTTCGCACCACTAACAGAAACTGAGAGACTAGTTTATGAAACTGAGAGATTCCTAAATTCAAGGGAGTTTAAGAAGAAGGTACCTGAAGTTGGTGAAGACATAAAAGTTATGGGTTTAAGGAGGGGGAGAGAGATAGAATTAACAATAGCTGCTGCAATAATAAGTCAACTTACACCTGACATGGACCACTACATAAGCGTTAAGGAGGAGATAAAGAGGAGCGTGGAAGATTTAGCGTGCAAAATAACGGAGCTACCAGTAAAGGTTATGGTGAACACTGCGGACAAGATAGATGCAAACCTAGTTTATATAACGGTAACTGGAACTTCAGCTGAAAGTGGGGATGATGGAAATACTGGTAGAGGGAATAGGGTGAATGGCCTAATAACACCATGCAGACCAATGTCCATGGAGGCAACTGCAGGTAAAAATCCAGTTAGCCATGTGGGGAAGATATATAATGTAATGGCGAAAATCATTGCAAACAAAATATATAGTGAAGTTAAGGGGATTAGAGAGGTATATGTGAAGATACTAGGTCAAATAGGTAGACCAATAACAAACCCACTCCACATATCAATAGAAACACTGCTCCACAACGATTACAAATTGACTGAAAGTATGAAGAGCGATATAGAGGGAATTGTTTGGGAGCAGTTTAGCAAAATAACTGAAGTAACGAAGTTAATACTTGATGGTAGAATCGAAATCTTTTAACTCCTTTAAACGCATACTCCTATACTCATCAAAAAGCTTCTTCAACCTCTCCCTACGCTTCAAACTAGACCTCTCAAGGAGACTCTCCCTCGCACTATTAAGAGCATTACTCAACAAGTTGGCTTCAACATATGGGTAGCCTTCAAAAAACTCCAATTTAATACTGGAAGCATCAATAAATGGTATTTCAAAATCATCAAAAGCCTCGCAAACATGTTTTGGGGGTGAAAATCCCACGATACCAGCACACCCAACACTAGAAAGTTTTTTCAACGAATCAACATCGAAAACATTGAAATCAGATA from Candidatus Methanomethylicota archaeon encodes:
- the nucS gene encoding endonuclease NucS encodes the protein MSESSFNCIHMPSFSEAEAVLRDGIEHRRMIILVGSCIINYHGRASSNLTRGERLIIIKPDGSIQIHRPWDVSPVNWQPPGCIFHIDVVDDGLRLRAVRVKPREIVDIIFDKIILLACCTLVDEGEFSLYASELDMQRAIIASPNIVEDGLKIISFERHVDPGFIDLYGLDSKGRLVILEIKRRVADKSAVLQLAKYVNEVKGRSPYREVRGILVAPGISKGVQSLLSSLGLEFKRLDPKKCSEILSKSPEGVDLKKFIQRGS
- a CDS encoding methyltransferase domain-containing protein, which produces MSHKPSKREIMIKYNTTSRGYDELYGEEQMEKYVEVMKEMENLKDKVVLDIGCGTGIMEGMLLQAKHIIGLDISIEMIKIAKEKYKGCYNISWVNADAENLPIKSKSIDLSLMITVIQNIPSPPDALKEIERTLKLEGEAIVTYPKAHYKPEEILEEISKLKLLENAVLKITNTKDMIVKLKRKKFGVFSSF
- a CDS encoding ribonucleoprotein, with product MLGRAVNTRVTVRLKSGDEYTGILEKCDPNMNLIIVDAEELNNGTVIAKYGRIFIRGNNILYIKLDSTQVLWV
- a CDS encoding methionine adenosyltransferase, coding for MSKNIIIEAIKSTPVEEMNTEIVERKGLGHPDYIIDASAESVSIALSKYYMKNFNTILHHNVDKGLLVGGRASPRFGGGTVDEPIYIIVAGRAVNEIVKDNEVTMIPVGYLAVNAIKDFIRRNFRFLNPDEHVIVDYKIRPGSADLRKLFQLGVDVPLSNDTSFGVSFAPLTETERLVYETERFLNSREFKKKVPEVGEDIKVMGLRRGREIELTIAAAIISQLTPDMDHYISVKEEIKRSVEDLACKITELPVKVMVNTADKIDANLVYITVTGTSAESGDDGNTGRGNRVNGLITPCRPMSMEATAGKNPVSHVGKIYNVMAKIIANKIYSEVKGIREVYVKILGQIGRPITNPLHISIETLLHNDYKLTESMKSDIEGIVWEQFSKITEVTKLILDGRIEIF